Proteins co-encoded in one Falco rusticolus isolate bFalRus1 chromosome 14, bFalRus1.pri, whole genome shotgun sequence genomic window:
- the LOC119157171 gene encoding tumor necrosis factor ligand superfamily member 10-like, which produces MAPHQPSAGQYLRSDSGGSEVRMLPDGPGAGGARRRRRCGPLWGSVAVMAILALQIASTTGLFVYFTMAISKLKAQAPGSAEELRCLQAINQQQEGSSLEELISNQSCLKLANTIKAYVATVTENIIRRSAVKETRQRYFNTSEGQVPPRTAGKPSAHLTLRPQSLAQDGNSKDFGNLSQSCRNAITHWEDNTIHSHLQNITYRDGRLRVNQAGKYYIYSQIYFRYPNDGANARLSGSQLVQCINWKTSYSQPILLLKGVGTKCWAPEADYGLHALYQGGLFELKVGDELFVSVSSLAINYNDAAASYFGAFRLDL; this is translated from the exons CGGCGGCTCCGAGGTCCGTATGCTGCCGGAtggccccggggccgggggggcgcggcggcggcggcggtgcggGCCGCTGTGGGGCAGCGTGGCGGTCATGGCCATCCTGGCCCTGCAGATCGCCTCCACCACCGGCCTCTTCGTCTACTTCACCATGGCCATCTCCAAG CTCAAAGCCCAGGCGCCGGGAAGCGCGGAGGAGCTGCGCTGTCTGCAGGCCATcaaccagcagcaggagggctcCAGCCTGGAGGAGCTGATCAGCAACCAGTCCTGCCTCAAGCTGGCCAACACCATCAAAGCCTATGTGGCCACG GTGACGGAGAACATTATCCGCAGGAGCGCGGTGAAGG AGACACGGCAGAGATACTTCAACACCTCGGAGGGGCAGGTTCCCCCCAGAACAGCCGGCAAGCCCTCGGCGCATCTTACCCTCCGCCCACAGAGCCTGGCCCAGGACG gaAACTCCAAGGACTTTGGGAACCTCTCCCAGTCCTGCCGCAACGCCATCACCCACTGGGAAGACAACACCATCCACTCACACCTGCAGAACATCACCTACCGGGACGGCCGGCTGCGGGTCAACCAGGCGGGCAAGTACTACATCTACTCCCAGATCTACTTTCGCTACCCCAATGATGGGGCCAATGCCCGACTCTCCGGCTCCCAGCTTGTGCAGTGCATCAACTGGAAAACCTCCTACAGCCAGCCCATCCTTCTGCTCAAAGGGGTTGGCACCAAGTGCTGGGCACCCGAGGCAGATTACGGGCTCCACGCTCTCTACCAGGGGGGACTGTTTGAGCTGAAGGTTGGTGACGAGCTCTTTGTTTCCGTCTCCTCCTTGGCCATCAACTACAACGATGCAGCAGCCAGCTACTTTGGGGCCTTCCGGCTCGACCTGTGA